A single region of the Brassica rapa cultivar Chiifu-401-42 chromosome A03, CAAS_Brap_v3.01, whole genome shotgun sequence genome encodes:
- the LOC103859562 gene encoding protein LURP-one-related 11, producing MQISRQPYETKPWQNRICPAETMVKIHPDHTTSGAGDITSSPYLTTEKESFTIWMKSLVFNTNGCTVFDSKGNIIYRVDNYNSKSCREVYLMDLHGHVLFTLRSQKFGLFKTWEGYRSPSGTSDSTTNSEYFRVKSNIFQVPSKDSYSSYRVLTGSCRKNEQYHYKMVTRGSSLGIEDICGRVVAEVKRKQSRKGLEFGDDVLTMVVESQVDHSFIIGLVLTHRLINRKL from the exons atgcaaatATCTCGACAACCTTACGAAACAAAACCTTGGCAGAATCGTATCTGTCCAGCGGAAACTATGGTGAAGATTCATCCCGACCATACGACCTCCGGGGCCGGAGACATAACAAGTTCGCCGTACTTGACAACGGAGAAAGAGAGTTTCACGATTTGGATGAAGTCGTTGGTGTTTAATACAAATGGCTGCACCGTCTTCGATTCTAAAGGAAACATAATTTATCGTGTCGATAATTATAACTCTAAGAGCTGCCGTGAAGTTTACCTCATGGATTTACATGGTCATGTCTTGTTTACCTTACGTAGCCAG AAATTTGGATTATTCAAGACTTGGGAAGGATATAGATCACCATCGGGGACATCTGATTCAACAACAAACTCAGAATATTTTCGAGTGAAAAGTAATATTTTTCAGGTTCCGAGTAAAGATTCATATTCTTCTTATAGAGTTCTAACGGGATCGTGTAGAAAGAATGAACAATATCATTATAAGATGGTAACTCGGGGATCAAGTTTAGGAATCGAGGACATTTGTGGAAGAGTTGTGGCAGAAGTGAAGAGAAAACAATCGAGGAAAGGTTTGGAGTTTGGAGACGATGTTTTGACGATGGTGGTGGAGTCACAAGTTGATCACTCTTTCATCATTGGACTTGTTTTAACTCATAGGCTTATCAATCGTAAACTGTAA
- the LOC117132605 gene encoding trihelix transcription factor ASIL2-like: MALKNAAGSKSSGSSLDDDDEDEDDDVCDWGFVVRKKSGVDEVYPTRGEGSSCRELARVILKLGEVYERIEGAKQRMMVELEKQRMEAAKEIELQRMNMLMDMQMELERPKLAKRRTAASVKKL; the protein is encoded by the exons ATGG CATTGAAGAATGCGGCCGGATCTAAATCGAGTGGGAGCTCTTTggacgatgatgatgaggatgaggacGATGACGTATGTGATTGGGGGTTTGTGGTGAGGAAGAAGAGTGGAGTGGATGAGGTATATCCGACTAGAGGTGAAGGGTCGTCGTGTAGGGAGCTGGCGAGAGTGATTCTGAAGTTGGGAGAGGTGTACGAGAGGATCGAAGGTGCGAAGCAGAGGATGATGGTTGAGTTGGAGAAACAGAGGATGGAAGCTGCTAAGGAGATTGAGTTGCAACGAATGAACATGTTGATGGATATGCAGATGGAGCTTGAAAGACCCAAGCTTGCCAAACGTAGAACTGCTGcttcag TTAAGAAGTTGTAG